Proteins encoded within one genomic window of Bacteroides sedimenti:
- a CDS encoding class I mannose-6-phosphate isomerase — MRKANYDKFPSTSIHGNIWKGWDEILKEIKNKANAKITDERSLIVVECYQGVLHHELTSALLTLGAALFVDTRDLFKSEDQIKQLTHRFLTDDRLFGYKTDFLSYDDYLDSNKVEVIQTYLKDQKGIIIVYGHGAIEVAKDADILIYADMARWEIQMRSRRKEIDGLGVNNREEEPSSHYKRGYFIDWNICDKLKKQLFGRIDYWLDTNKADEPKMIDAETMKNGLQKTAHKPFRVVPFFDPAPWGGQWMKEVCGLDKNQANYGWCFDCVPEENSLYLKVNGELFETPSNNLVFYQTRNLLGAPVEARFGQDFPIRFDFLDTMGGGNLSLQVHPTTQYIRDTFGMEYTQDESYYLLDADEGATVYLGLKTGVDPEEMITALNEAQETGKDFDVERYVNKWEAKAHDHYLIPAGTIHCSGAGAMVLEISATPSIFTFKLWDWGRLGLDGIPRPINITHGSQVIQWERQTEFVKENLINIVTQIATGEGWSEERTGLHENEFIETRRHWFTEKVEHDTHNGVNVINVIKGDELIVESPDNQFEPFIVHYAETFIVPACVGKYSIRPHGQSKGNYCGTLKAYIRFKE; from the coding sequence GTGAGAAAAGCAAATTATGATAAATTTCCATCCACTTCCATTCATGGTAATATATGGAAAGGATGGGATGAAATTCTTAAGGAAATTAAGAATAAAGCAAATGCAAAGATTACCGATGAGAGATCTCTTATCGTGGTGGAATGCTATCAAGGTGTTTTACATCACGAACTCACCAGTGCTCTGCTGACTTTGGGGGCGGCTCTTTTTGTTGATACCAGAGACTTATTTAAATCGGAGGATCAAATCAAACAATTGACACATCGTTTTCTGACAGACGACCGTTTGTTTGGCTATAAGACAGACTTCCTGTCGTATGACGATTATTTAGACAGTAATAAAGTAGAAGTGATCCAAACATACCTGAAAGATCAAAAAGGTATAATCATAGTATATGGTCATGGAGCCATTGAAGTGGCAAAAGATGCGGACATATTGATTTATGCCGATATGGCACGCTGGGAAATACAAATGCGCTCACGAAGGAAAGAGATTGATGGATTGGGTGTTAATAACAGGGAAGAAGAACCATCCTCTCACTACAAACGTGGATATTTTATTGATTGGAACATTTGCGATAAACTAAAAAAGCAACTATTCGGGCGTATTGATTACTGGCTTGACACCAACAAGGCTGACGAACCAAAAATGATTGATGCCGAAACCATGAAGAATGGTTTGCAAAAGACAGCTCATAAACCATTTAGAGTGGTTCCCTTCTTCGACCCCGCTCCTTGGGGTGGGCAGTGGATGAAAGAGGTTTGCGGTCTTGATAAGAATCAGGCAAACTATGGATGGTGCTTTGATTGCGTACCCGAAGAAAACAGTTTATATCTGAAGGTGAATGGTGAACTATTCGAGACGCCTTCCAACAACCTGGTCTTTTATCAAACACGGAATTTACTTGGTGCCCCCGTGGAAGCCAGATTCGGACAGGATTTTCCTATACGTTTCGACTTTCTAGATACAATGGGAGGAGGGAATTTAAGCCTTCAGGTGCATCCTACCACTCAATATATTCGTGACACTTTTGGAATGGAATATACCCAGGATGAAAGCTACTATCTATTAGATGCCGATGAAGGGGCAACTGTTTATCTAGGACTAAAAACCGGGGTCGATCCTGAAGAGATGATAACAGCGCTCAATGAAGCACAAGAGACCGGAAAAGATTTTGATGTTGAAAGATACGTAAACAAATGGGAGGCTAAAGCCCATGATCATTATTTGATTCCTGCCGGAACAATTCATTGTTCGGGAGCTGGGGCAATGGTGTTGGAAATAAGCGCAACACCAAGTATCTTTACCTTTAAACTGTGGGATTGGGGACGCTTAGGACTCGACGGAATTCCTCGTCCCATAAACATTACACATGGTTCGCAAGTCATTCAATGGGAAAGACAGACAGAGTTTGTGAAAGAAAACCTTATAAATATTGTGACTCAAATTGCAACCGGCGAAGGATGGAGTGAAGAGAGAACCGGACTTCATGAGAATGAATTCATAGAAACAAGGCGCCATTGGTTTACTGAAAAAGTAGAGCACGATACGCATAACGGGGTTAATGTGATAAATGTTATAAAAGGAGACGAACTGATTGTTGAAAGCCCTGACAACCAGTTTGAACCTTTCATTGTTCATTATGCAGAAACATTTATTGTTCCGGCCTGTGTGGGCAAATACAGCATTCGTCCTCACGGACAATCAAAAGGGAATTATTGTGGCACTTTGAAGGCCTATATACGATTTAAAGAATAG
- a CDS encoding AraC family transcriptional regulator — protein sequence MTKMKEGFKGERLVSLPEEILNNYKKIPLISNLYIRKIGFFPHVKYHHIQKDRGCDYAMLIYCTKGKGWYKILGKEYIVNQNQYIIIPPGIPYSFGADEMDPWTIYWLHFQGKLQDQFFPSSPHPVTIVANEHSRLQERLSLFEELYSSFSMGYIKEYMIYSSMCLYQFLASFVYIEQYRHIATPSQKTDSFSAQVIHYMNEYIHQKLTLKQLAGYFKYSTSHFSMLFQKETGVSPMEYFIHLKIQKACECIELTPLKLNEISVKLGFEEPAYFSRIFTKIMGMSPTEYRKRNR from the coding sequence ATGACAAAAATGAAAGAAGGTTTTAAAGGAGAAAGATTGGTTTCGTTGCCAGAAGAGATACTTAATAACTACAAGAAGATTCCATTGATAAGCAATCTCTATATTCGTAAAATAGGATTCTTTCCTCATGTGAAATATCATCATATTCAAAAAGATAGAGGGTGCGATTATGCAATGCTTATATATTGCACAAAAGGCAAAGGATGGTATAAAATTCTAGGAAAAGAGTATATAGTAAATCAGAATCAATACATAATAATTCCTCCCGGAATACCTTATTCCTTTGGAGCCGACGAGATGGATCCATGGACTATTTATTGGTTGCATTTTCAAGGCAAACTGCAAGATCAGTTTTTTCCATCTTCGCCACATCCGGTTACAATAGTTGCCAACGAGCATTCCAGATTGCAAGAAAGACTGAGCTTGTTTGAAGAATTATACAGCAGCTTCTCGATGGGATATATTAAGGAATATATGATTTATTCTTCGATGTGCCTTTATCAGTTTCTGGCATCGTTTGTTTATATCGAACAATACAGACATATTGCTACCCCATCACAGAAAACAGATTCTTTCTCTGCCCAGGTTATCCATTATATGAATGAATATATTCATCAAAAACTGACTCTTAAACAACTTGCCGGTTATTTTAAATATTCTACCTCTCACTTTTCAATGCTTTTCCAGAAAGAAACAGGGGTTTCTCCTATGGAGTATTTTATTCACCTGAAAATACAAAAAGCATGTGAGTGTATAGAGTTGACCCCTTTAAAGCTTAATGAGATTTCTGTTAAGTTGGGTTTTGAAGAACCTGCCTATTTCTCGCGTATATTCACTAAAATAATGGGAATGTCTCCAACGGAATATAGGAAAAGGAACCGATGA
- a CDS encoding RNA polymerase sigma-70 factor: MNKHNNIESFISGNMGAFESLYNTYVGKIFNYINSFIYDPDIAKDITQNTFLQLWDSRSNLDPNGNIEGYIYSISRNLLFREIRRLNIHMNYAIHVQEEMKEEEESGIEEKISRDMIEEQILSLLAELPESRRRIFMMRWSNGLSNKEIAEKLSISEKTVSTQIHRTVIFLKSKIGSALMTVISISSINL; encoded by the coding sequence ATGAACAAGCACAATAATATAGAATCCTTTATCTCCGGAAATATGGGCGCCTTTGAATCGCTTTATAATACGTATGTAGGAAAGATATTCAATTATATAAATTCTTTTATTTATGATCCGGACATAGCGAAAGATATCACCCAAAATACTTTTCTTCAATTATGGGATTCGAGATCAAATCTAGATCCAAACGGTAATATTGAAGGTTATATATACTCTATTTCTCGAAATTTATTGTTTCGAGAAATTCGTCGTTTAAATATTCACATGAATTACGCTATCCATGTTCAAGAAGAAATGAAAGAAGAAGAAGAGTCGGGAATTGAAGAAAAAATTTCGCGCGACATGATTGAAGAACAGATTCTTTCATTGCTAGCTGAACTTCCGGAGTCACGGCGCAGAATATTTATGATGAGATGGAGTAATGGGCTTTCAAACAAGGAAATAGCTGAAAAATTATCCATTTCCGAGAAAACTGTTTCTACCCAAATTCATCGTACCGTTATCTTCTTAAAATCCAAAATCGGTTCAGCACTTATGACCGTTATTTCAATATCTTCTATAAATCTCTAA
- a CDS encoding FecR family protein produces the protein MAIKRIKHLIVNLLRGSSSVAERAEMAKWMSSEEAERDSKEAWESASEEIDSSLKNKIWDDIRLKINDAHSRPTSTRHIGRHRIYSITKVAAFIAVILCSTFAARYLYDNILGYDANAADNRYTFEVESGQKGSIQLADGTVVYLNAASKISYAGNYNSKNRVVKLDGEAYFKVAKNPDKKFIVTCNGVDIEALGTEFNVKAYSTDSLITTTLAKGKVKVSNKEHSVTLLPLGVATYNMKQQTIIKSTIDNIAIADFWRSGQLVFESVPLSSIAQTIERMYNVKVYIKDVKLKNMKFTGTIRNNSLNNVLEVISQSYPIMYTTNDSVITISAQKNNININKTKM, from the coding sequence ATGGCAATAAAACGTATAAAACATTTAATTGTAAATTTGCTTAGAGGTTCATCTTCTGTTGCAGAACGTGCCGAAATGGCAAAATGGATGAGTTCCGAAGAAGCCGAACGCGATAGTAAGGAGGCATGGGAAAGTGCCTCTGAGGAAATTGACAGTTCTCTTAAAAATAAGATATGGGATGATATACGATTGAAGATAAATGATGCACATTCCAGACCAACTTCAACTAGGCATATAGGCAGACACAGAATTTATTCTATTACAAAAGTTGCTGCTTTTATTGCAGTTATCCTATGTTCAACCTTTGCTGCTCGCTACTTGTATGACAATATATTAGGATATGATGCCAACGCAGCTGACAATCGCTATACCTTTGAGGTTGAGTCGGGACAAAAAGGAAGTATTCAATTGGCCGATGGTACTGTGGTTTATCTCAATGCTGCATCCAAAATATCATATGCGGGCAACTATAATTCTAAAAATCGAGTTGTAAAACTCGATGGGGAAGCTTATTTTAAGGTTGCAAAAAATCCAGATAAAAAATTCATTGTTACATGTAACGGAGTAGATATTGAAGCTTTAGGTACCGAATTCAACGTAAAGGCATATTCTACTGACAGTCTTATTACAACCACTCTTGCCAAAGGAAAAGTTAAAGTTTCAAACAAAGAACACAGTGTGACACTTCTCCCTCTAGGTGTTGCTACCTATAATATGAAACAGCAAACGATCATAAAATCTACTATTGATAATATTGCAATTGCCGATTTTTGGAGATCAGGACAACTCGTATTCGAATCTGTTCCCTTGTCTTCTATCGCTCAAACCATCGAAAGGATGTACAACGTAAAGGTTTATATTAAAGATGTAAAATTGAAAAATATGAAATTTACCGGTACCATTCGGAATAACTCACTGAATAATGTTCTGGAAGTTATAAGCCAGAGTTATCCGATTATGTATACTACAAATGATTCTGTAATAACTATTTCAGCTCAAAAGAACAACATAAATATTAATAAAACAAAAATGTAA
- a CDS encoding SusC/RagA family TonB-linked outer membrane protein → MKKNSLKVLKLLCLSVLLLITYPVNAQHSVSIQDKTIVQAIKIIERNTGYKFFYADNLPDFTKKVNFKVDDKPIETILYHLFKNTGITYVIKSQKQIILSEKTSQTSMDKPLSGQSNQSFTIRGKVKGNDGEELIGVPIMSDDGTVGTTTDINGNYELHLTSPTTLTCKYIGYTSVKIKVNKSEVRNITLKSSDVLLNDVVVVGYGTQKKINLTGSVQSINSEDILRRSVATGSAALQGVVPGLTAIQASGQPGADNASIKIRGLGSLNSATSPLVLIDGVEGDMDRIDLNSVESITVLKDAASASIYGSRASNGVILVTTKRGLEGKVKMSFNSYMGYNKPTTLPTPTSAIEYMQAVDVARANANQDPLYTQTIETYKNGGVDNINYYDTDWRKEVIKKQALIENYSLSISGGNDITKLFASAGYYAQDGLIDNNKFTRTSMRVNTDTKVNKWMKLGVDVGIRQSTAKSPVMDTPANIIGKALTMTPIMSGINADGTWGYGINGTNPIAMVQSGCVSNSTAPEYSARTTLSIDPFDGFNIFGAYTWKRSDSETNAFVKPYQVFENGVSKGEFPTTGSSKSEQRSKAVNKQYNLQGTYEKTFRKNYLKALLGFQSEELDYNYLIAGRKNFYYDGYEELVNGDISTATNSSSKYGWSMLSYFFRVNYAFADKYLFEVNGRYDGTSRFKKPHRWGFFPSVSAGWRISEEKFFEEAKKVVSNLKLRASYGELGNQAINGYYPYASSIGSSTSYGYWFDKSLASGVAQIQLANKAITWEKSKQINVGIDLGLFGNNLNATFDYYRKDITNMLQQFPVPLFVGITAPWENAGSMRNNGWELSLSWQDHIGNMNYYIKGNLSDVKNKVIDLYGKEYVGSTTVTREGEQYNSWYGYIADGYFQTREEINSSPVYGGNPNNVKPGYIKYKDISGPDGVPDGNINNYDRTILGNSTPRYEFGLTLGGDWKGLDFSLFFQGVGKKDVYYSGAGARALSGNYTIYRYQLDYWTEDNPNGKFPILLEDPNGTNPNNMISSFWVKNGAYCRLKNIVIGYTLPQSWTRKATLSKVRFYTSAQNLLTIKNDFYKGFDPENSIGSGASCYPLNKTFIFGLNVEF, encoded by the coding sequence ATGAAAAAGAATAGTTTAAAAGTACTTAAGCTATTATGCCTATCAGTACTATTACTTATAACCTACCCGGTCAACGCCCAACATTCAGTAAGTATTCAGGATAAAACGATTGTCCAGGCAATTAAAATAATTGAAAGGAATACTGGTTATAAGTTCTTTTACGCAGATAATTTACCCGATTTTACTAAGAAAGTTAACTTTAAAGTGGATGATAAGCCCATTGAAACAATACTTTATCATCTCTTCAAGAATACAGGGATTACCTATGTTATCAAAAGTCAAAAACAAATTATCTTATCGGAAAAAACCTCCCAGACTTCAATGGATAAACCATTATCCGGTCAATCAAACCAAAGTTTTACAATCAGGGGGAAAGTTAAGGGAAATGACGGAGAAGAATTGATAGGAGTTCCCATAATGTCCGATGACGGCACTGTAGGAACTACTACTGACATTAATGGTAATTATGAATTGCATTTAACAAGCCCAACCACATTAACCTGTAAATATATAGGTTATACCTCGGTGAAAATTAAAGTGAATAAATCAGAAGTAAGGAATATTACTTTGAAGAGTTCTGATGTTCTTCTTAATGACGTAGTAGTTGTAGGATACGGAACACAAAAAAAAATAAACCTTACTGGGTCAGTGCAGAGTATAAATAGTGAGGATATTCTCAGACGTAGTGTTGCCACCGGTTCAGCCGCATTACAAGGTGTTGTTCCCGGACTTACTGCTATTCAAGCATCCGGACAGCCTGGAGCAGACAACGCTTCTATCAAAATTAGAGGGTTGGGATCACTTAATTCAGCAACTTCTCCGCTGGTCTTAATAGATGGAGTAGAAGGTGATATGGATCGTATCGATTTGAATTCAGTTGAGTCGATCACTGTACTGAAAGATGCGGCTTCAGCCTCTATATATGGTTCACGGGCGTCAAACGGGGTGATACTAGTAACCACAAAAAGAGGTTTAGAAGGAAAAGTAAAAATGTCATTTAATAGCTATATGGGATATAACAAACCTACCACATTGCCTACGCCCACAAGTGCTATTGAATACATGCAGGCTGTGGATGTGGCACGTGCCAATGCGAATCAGGATCCATTATATACCCAGACAATCGAGACATATAAAAATGGGGGAGTCGATAATATCAACTATTACGATACGGACTGGCGAAAAGAAGTGATTAAGAAACAGGCATTAATAGAGAATTATTCGCTTAGTATTAGTGGCGGTAATGATATAACAAAGCTTTTTGCTTCAGCAGGATATTATGCACAAGATGGATTGATTGATAATAACAAGTTTACGAGAACTTCTATGCGTGTAAACACAGATACTAAGGTTAACAAATGGATGAAGCTTGGAGTGGATGTGGGAATACGACAATCCACAGCAAAATCTCCTGTAATGGATACGCCTGCCAATATTATAGGTAAGGCGTTGACTATGACGCCTATCATGTCGGGCATCAATGCCGATGGCACATGGGGGTATGGTATTAACGGAACAAATCCTATTGCTATGGTACAAAGTGGATGCGTAAGTAATAGTACAGCTCCCGAATATTCGGCAAGAACAACTTTGTCAATTGATCCTTTCGACGGCTTCAATATCTTTGGAGCATATACATGGAAACGTTCAGACAGTGAAACAAATGCATTTGTAAAACCTTATCAAGTTTTTGAAAATGGTGTATCAAAAGGAGAATTTCCAACAACAGGATCATCGAAATCAGAACAAAGGTCAAAGGCAGTCAATAAACAATATAACTTACAAGGTACTTATGAAAAGACTTTTCGTAAAAATTACTTAAAAGCTTTACTTGGTTTTCAAAGTGAAGAATTGGATTACAATTATCTGATTGCTGGACGTAAGAATTTTTACTATGATGGATACGAAGAGCTGGTAAACGGTGATATCAGTACTGCCACAAATTCAAGTTCAAAGTATGGATGGTCAATGTTATCCTATTTTTTTCGGGTAAACTACGCATTTGCCGACAAGTATCTATTTGAGGTTAACGGTCGTTACGATGGCACTTCAAGATTCAAGAAACCGCATCGTTGGGGCTTCTTTCCTTCGGTATCCGCCGGATGGAGAATTTCGGAAGAGAAATTTTTTGAAGAGGCAAAAAAGGTGGTGAGTAATCTAAAACTTAGGGCATCTTATGGAGAATTAGGTAATCAGGCCATTAACGGTTATTATCCTTATGCGTCGTCCATAGGAAGCTCTACGAGCTATGGATATTGGTTTGATAAAAGTTTGGCATCAGGTGTTGCACAGATTCAATTGGCAAACAAAGCGATTACATGGGAAAAATCAAAGCAAATTAATGTAGGTATTGATCTTGGCTTATTCGGAAATAATCTGAATGCGACTTTCGATTATTACAGAAAAGACATAACTAACATGCTTCAGCAATTCCCCGTTCCATTATTTGTCGGGATAACCGCTCCCTGGGAAAATGCGGGTTCAATGAGAAATAATGGTTGGGAACTTTCGCTATCATGGCAGGATCATATCGGAAATATGAACTACTATATCAAAGGAAATCTTTCTGATGTAAAGAATAAAGTGATTGATTTATATGGAAAAGAGTACGTAGGATCTACAACGGTAACAAGGGAAGGCGAACAATATAATTCATGGTACGGGTATATTGCTGACGGCTATTTTCAAACTCGGGAGGAAATAAATAGTTCTCCTGTATATGGGGGTAATCCCAACAATGTAAAACCGGGATACATTAAATATAAAGATATAAGTGGTCCGGATGGAGTACCCGATGGGAATATAAACAATTACGACCGCACAATACTAGGTAATTCTACTCCACGATATGAATTCGGACTAACATTAGGTGGTGATTGGAAAGGTTTGGACTTCTCACTGTTTTTTCAAGGAGTGGGTAAAAAAGATGTCTATTATTCCGGTGCTGGCGCCCGTGCCTTATCAGGTAATTACACGATTTATCGCTATCAGTTGGATTACTGGACAGAAGACAATCCTAATGGAAAATTTCCGATATTACTTGAAGATCCCAACGGAACAAACCCAAACAATATGATATCGAGCTTTTGGGTGAAAAATGGAGCTTACTGTCGCTTGAAAAATATTGTGATT